Proteins from a single region of Apium graveolens cultivar Ventura chromosome 7, ASM990537v1, whole genome shotgun sequence:
- the LOC141673580 gene encoding uncharacterized protein LOC141673580: MDDVDQTNKGGTKGSKKLDNDKIVNTPPPFVPKLSFPSRMNRTKVDQRFGKFMTLVKNLEVIVPFTDLISQVPSYAKFLKDILTKKRSFAEVETVAFTEKYSVVLQNKSPPKLKDPGSFSIPCHLGALFIDKALCDLGASVSVMPLSIFQKLNMGELKFTQMTLQMVDRSIKYPLGIFRGCACQDFVVLDMEEDSQIPIILGRPFLCTAGAVIDVKIGTLTLSVSDDKITFTLTSALKSPLLENTCCRIDVIDEIVHDELPQILLNDSLEAVLMLEASEGEGHAEVDSFVLELDGKADPSQTCEVTNTITSCDKPHMKKLELKPLTSNKYVYLDDNESYPVIVSSNLDDNQISKLLTVL, translated from the coding sequence ATGGATGATGTTGATCAGACAAACAAGGGTGGAACTAAAGGAAGCAAGAAACTCGATAACGATAAGATTGTAAATACTCCTCCACCATTTGTGCCTAAGTTATCATTTCCTAGCAGGATGAACAGAACAAAGGTAGATCAACGGTTTGGTAAGTTCATGACACTTGTCAAAAATCTTGAGGTAATAGTTCCTTTTACTGATTTAATTTCTCAAGTTCCATCATATGCAAAGTTTTTAAAGGATATTTTGACAAAGAAACGATCTTTTGCTGAGGTGGAGACGGTAGCTTTTACTGAAAAGTATAGTGTTGTTTTACAAAATAAGTCTCCACCTaaacttaaagatcctggaagtttTTCAATCCCTTGTCATTTAGGTGCATTATTTATTGACAAAGCTTTATGTGACTTAGGCGCTAGCGTCTCTGTCATGCCTCTctctatttttcaaaaattaaacaTGGGCGAGCTGAAATTCACACAAATGACATTACAAATGGTAGACCGTTCTATAAAATATCCTTTGGGTATTTTTAGAGGATGTGCCTGTCAGGATTTTGTAGTGTTGGACATGGAAGAGGATAGCCAAATCCCCATTATTTTGGGTAGGCCATTCCTGTGTACTGCAGGTGCTGTTATTGATGTTAAAATTGGGACTTTAACTTTGAGTGTCAGTGATGATAAAATTACTTTTACTCTAACTTCTGCTCTTAAGTCCCCTTTGCTTGAGAATACTTGTTGCAGGATTGATGTCATTGATGAAATTGTGCATGATGAGCTACCTCAGATTTTACTGAATGATTCCTTGGAAGCAGTGTTGATGCTTGAAGCTTCAGAAGGAGAAGGACATGCTGAAGTTGACTCATTTGTTCTTGAGTTGGATGGTAAGGCTGATCCAAGCCAAACTTGTGAGGTAACAAACACTATTACTTCTTGTGATAAACCTCATATGAAGAAATTAGAGTTAAAGCCTTTGACATCCAATAAGTATGTGTATCTTGATGATAATGAGTCTTATCCTGTGATTGTTAGCTCTAATCTTGATGATAATCAAATTTCTAAGCTTCTTACTGTGTTGTAA